Proteins from a single region of Chryseobacterium sp. T16E-39:
- a CDS encoding NUDIX hydrolase, with translation MEIKDSKNKETLKELIDTKDFVAHISVDCTIFGFHNNILKVLLLKYHDLDLWSLPGGFVFNDEDLREAAERVLYERTHLKDIFLKQFHTFGRIDRTENNVHQILLKNKGIEVPKNHWIFQRFITVGYCSLIDFSLANTFPDAFNETCEWFEVDNLPKMAFDHDKIIDTGLEYLRMNINTEVAASNLLPVKFTMKDLQSLYETILGQKFRRNNFQRKILSLNILERLEKLYDGSANKAPYLYKFKNKIHNSANHYPISNEEGDDF, from the coding sequence GGAAATCAAGGATTCAAAAAACAAAGAAACACTTAAAGAGCTTATAGACACCAAAGATTTTGTAGCCCATATTTCAGTGGACTGCACGATATTTGGTTTTCACAATAATATTCTGAAAGTTTTACTCTTAAAGTACCATGATCTAGATCTTTGGTCGCTTCCTGGGGGATTTGTTTTTAATGATGAAGACCTGAGGGAAGCAGCTGAACGTGTCTTATATGAAAGGACTCATCTTAAAGATATTTTTCTGAAACAATTTCATACATTCGGACGAATAGACCGTACTGAAAATAATGTCCATCAGATCCTTCTTAAAAATAAAGGCATCGAAGTGCCAAAAAATCACTGGATATTTCAAAGATTTATCACGGTAGGTTATTGTAGTCTGATTGATTTTTCTCTTGCTAATACTTTCCCGGATGCATTCAATGAAACCTGTGAATGGTTTGAAGTAGATAACCTACCCAAAATGGCATTCGATCATGATAAGATCATAGATACCGGATTAGAATACTTAAGAATGAATATCAATACAGAAGTTGCTGCAAGTAATCTGCTTCCCGTGAAATTCACTATGAAAGATCTGCAATCTTTGTATGAAACTATTTTGGGCCAGAAATTCAGAAGAAATAATTTCCAGCGAAAAATATTAAGCTTAAATATCCTGGAAAGACTGGAAAAATTGTATGATGGCTCTGCCAACAAAGCACCTTATCTTTATAAATTCAAAAATAAAATTCATAATTCGGCCAATCATTATCCTATTTCCAACGAAGAAGGAGACGATTTTTAA